The genomic region CTCACTTCAAGCGCAAAGTCAGTCATCACGCCTTCATCTCCCTAAGTCGTTTGCTAAACTTCTCTCCTAAATATGCAGCTATAACCCTTTCGTCCTGAACTACTTCGCTGGGTGGCCCTTCCGCTATCTTCACCCCACTATCCAATACAACGACTTTGTCTGCAATAGGCATAATTGCCTCCATAATATGCTCTACAACCAACAATGTGATCCCTCTCGATTTAATGTCCTTTATTACATCAACGGCTTCTTTTAGTTCTGTGCCAGTCAACCCGGCCATTACTTCATCGAGCATCAAGAGGCGCGGCTGCGTAGCCATGGCTCTAGCCAACTCCAGGCGTTTTTTTAAGCCAATAGTGAGGCTCCCCGCTTTTTTATCCCTGTGATCATCAAGATGGCACATTTTTAGGCAAGATTCTGATATTTCAAAAGCAACTTCAAGTTTGGAGGTTCTTAAAAAAGCACCAACTAATATATTATCGAAGACGGTCATATCAATCAAAGGACGTACAACCTGAAATGTCCTAACTGCTCCCAAGCGAGCGACTTTATGGGGAGGCCAACCTGTTATATCGGTGCCCTCATAAAAGACCTTTCCGGAAGTCGGTTTGTAAACTCCTGAGATACAATTAAAAAGGGTCGTCTTCCCCGCACCATTGGGCCCAATTAGTCCAACTATGGCGCCCTCTTCGACATCAAAGGATACGTCATTGTTAGCAACAAGGGAGCCGAATTTCTTGGTTAGGTTACGTACTTCCAGCAAAGCCATCAATCATCGCCTCCCTTTGTTGCTTTGAAACGTGTAGTCAACAAATTTATGAAACCCATAACGCCCTTCGGTTGACGAGTTACGATGAGAACAATCAAAATTCCGAATATTATCAGGTCGACTCCTCCGCCCAACCCGCCCCATATTGCACGACTATACTCCTGCAAGGGAATTAGTATGGCTGCTCCAAGCAAGGGCCCCCAAAAAGTTCCCAATCCTCCGAGGATTGTTATCAATACAAACCTCATGGACATATCGAGCGACATGACCATTGGCGGATCGACCCTCAAGTTGTACTGCACAAAAAAAGCTCCGCATAAAGCCGCCAAAAAAGCGGAAATAGCTATCGCAGTCAATTTAACGGCCGTGCTGTTAACGCCTAATGCCTCAGCGGCTTCCTGCCCGTCCCTAACGGCTTTCAAGTAATAGCCCAATTTATTGGCTTCCATCCAGCGCACAAAGGAAAAAATCAAGATAAATAGTCCAAAAGCACCGTAATAATACTGAGTTTTAGTCTGAAACCACATGAAATTCTTCCAACCTTCTTCTATTATGGGATAATCTAGACCAAGAGCCCCACCTACCCAGTACCAAACCATAAATAGTCGGTTAAATATTTCTACTATTGCAAAAGTAGCAATGGCAAAATAATGCCCTTTGAGCCTGAAACAGGGATAACTTATAATGAGCGACACAATCGCTGCGAGTAATGCACCGATTATTGCGCCAGGCCATGGCGTAAGGCCGTAAGTTACCACTGCCATGCCAGCTCCATAAGCGCCGATCCCAAAAAAGACCGAATGGCCAAATGAAACCTGCCCACAATAACCACCCAAAATATTCCAAGCTTGAGACATACATGCAAAAAGCAAGGTTAAAACAAGTACATGTTGAGCAAAAGGGCTTTGAAGCGGTCCGGGAATTAATGGCAAAACTGCAATAAAGAGAAGAACGACATACCACAATTTCCTGCCTCTTTTTGTACAACTCATCCGACCGATCACCACCCGAATAAACCCTTAGGCCTTATTAATATAACGATCAAATAAAGTCCAAAAACTGCCACATACTTAAATATGGGAGCTACATAAAATCCGACTAAAGCCTCTACCAATCCGACAAGTATTGCCGCCAACAACGACCCAACAATGCTGCCAAACCCGCCTAACGCAACGCAAACAAAGG from Acetomicrobium thermoterrenum DSM 13490 harbors:
- a CDS encoding ABC transporter ATP-binding protein, whose product is MALLEVRNLTKKFGSLVANNDVSFDVEEGAIVGLIGPNGAGKTTLFNCISGVYKPTSGKVFYEGTDITGWPPHKVARLGAVRTFQVVRPLIDMTVFDNILVGAFLRTSKLEVAFEISESCLKMCHLDDHRDKKAGSLTIGLKKRLELARAMATQPRLLMLDEVMAGLTGTELKEAVDVIKDIKSRGITLLVVEHIMEAIMPIADKVVVLDSGVKIAEGPPSEVVQDERVIAAYLGEKFSKRLREMKA
- a CDS encoding branched-chain amino acid ABC transporter permease, which gives rise to MSCTKRGRKLWYVVLLFIAVLPLIPGPLQSPFAQHVLVLTLLFACMSQAWNILGGYCGQVSFGHSVFFGIGAYGAGMAVVTYGLTPWPGAIIGALLAAIVSLIISYPCFRLKGHYFAIATFAIVEIFNRLFMVWYWVGGALGLDYPIIEEGWKNFMWFQTKTQYYYGAFGLFILIFSFVRWMEANKLGYYLKAVRDGQEAAEALGVNSTAVKLTAIAISAFLAALCGAFFVQYNLRVDPPMVMSLDMSMRFVLITILGGLGTFWGPLLGAAILIPLQEYSRAIWGGLGGGVDLIIFGILIVLIVTRQPKGVMGFINLLTTRFKATKGGDD